One genomic segment of Planctomycetia bacterium includes these proteins:
- the rpoB gene encoding DNA-directed RNA polymerase subunit beta gives MATHAVRRLQTKDVRPFGSNRAGHHIPDLTEIQTRFYDLFLQYDVPAAKRKDHGIEGVLREIFPVESYDKTVKLEYLRYELGKPRYEPDECRQLRLTYGRPLRVWLRLTREQPIEEEVYLGDIPIMLGGGEFIINGAERVVVSQLHRSPGIDFVADTESSDRKTFNCRIIPERGSWIELNVSKKDALQVRIDQSGKFSALTLLRAMDPKYGRDSEILKLFYKTSVEKVGGGRSVPKLEGKFAVDDIVYPRGTDRAGEIIVEAGCKISHDHAELIATSGLKAVELMQEQKIPLIVNSLRDDADESRRRTGVAPSHEDALVRIYQRLRPGNPPALDKARALFDEKFKDTNRYRLGRVGRFRINRKLGLNVPETEMTLRAEDLIAAIRYMLKLSDGEGDVEVDDIDHLGNRRLRTIDELASDELRKGFLKLRRTVQERMSLKDVAEMSPRTLINPKSISAAIEYFFGRGELSQVVDQTNPLSMLTHERRLSALGPGGLNRKRAGFEVRDVHISHYGRICPIETPEGTNIGLISSLAIYSGVDSYGFLVTPYRKVSKGKLTDDVVWLRADEESNAHLAPADALVDKATSRLSGDNIIARYKGDFVLVPVEEIDYIDVAPSQMVGVSAGLIPFLEHDDANRALMGSNMQRQAVPLLVTEPPVVATGMERDVAANSGLLVRAARKGTVSYVDADSIEITTTSGADTYKMRKYVGLNERTCQNQKPIVQPGQKVEKGDVIADGAATYRGELALGRNVLVGFLAWDGFNFEDAIIISEELVEDDVYTSIHIEEYDIEIRDTKLGREEFTRDIPNVGERALHSLDESGIVRIGTYVRPGDILVGKVSPKSKTELTPEEKLLHAIFGRAGEDVKNDSLEVPSGVEGIVIATEKFSRRMSLSEDERREFEKQLKEAENEGNLRVAEAFGGLVTEIEKVLQKPIQAADGSPLVRNQDHKVVAERAAQFNLEELDIRSPQRKADIEKLHKAMWPAVEAAIDARERRLNSMKRGDELRPGVLQMVKVYVAAKRVISVGDKMAGRHGNKGVIAKILPKEEMPFLADGTPLQILLNPLGVPSRMNVGQILETHLGWAGKILGFQAITPVFDGASEEDINVVLADAGLPAHGKAQLFDGRTGEPLEQETTVGYIYMLKLHHLVDDKVHARSTGPYSLITQQPLGGKARFGGQRFGEMEVWALEAYGAAYILQELLTVKSDDVEGRTKIYESMVKGENTLEAGTPASFDVLTNEIRGLALNMQLEKRRI, from the coding sequence ATGGCAACTCACGCCGTCCGCCGCCTGCAGACGAAGGACGTCCGACCGTTCGGGAGCAACAGGGCCGGGCACCACATTCCCGACCTGACCGAGATCCAGACCCGGTTCTACGACCTGTTCCTGCAGTACGACGTGCCGGCGGCCAAGCGCAAGGACCATGGCATCGAGGGCGTGCTGCGCGAGATCTTCCCGGTCGAGAGTTATGACAAGACCGTCAAGCTCGAGTACCTGCGGTACGAACTCGGCAAGCCCCGCTACGAGCCGGACGAGTGCCGGCAACTGCGGCTGACCTACGGGCGGCCGCTGCGGGTCTGGCTCCGGCTCACCCGTGAGCAACCGATCGAGGAGGAGGTCTACCTCGGCGACATTCCGATCATGCTCGGCGGTGGCGAGTTCATCATCAACGGTGCGGAGCGGGTCGTCGTCAGCCAGCTCCACCGTTCCCCCGGCATCGACTTCGTCGCCGACACCGAGTCGAGCGATCGCAAGACCTTCAACTGCCGGATCATTCCCGAGCGCGGCAGCTGGATCGAGCTCAACGTCTCCAAGAAGGACGCTCTCCAGGTGCGGATCGACCAGAGCGGCAAGTTCTCCGCCCTGACCCTCCTTCGGGCCATGGATCCGAAGTACGGCCGCGACTCCGAGATTCTCAAGCTGTTCTACAAGACCAGCGTCGAGAAGGTCGGCGGCGGCCGCAGTGTTCCCAAGCTGGAGGGGAAGTTCGCCGTCGACGACATCGTCTATCCGCGCGGCACCGACCGGGCCGGCGAGATCATCGTCGAGGCCGGCTGCAAGATCAGCCACGACCATGCCGAACTGATCGCCACCTCCGGCCTCAAGGCCGTCGAGCTGATGCAGGAACAGAAGATTCCCCTGATCGTCAACAGCCTGCGGGACGACGCCGACGAGTCGAGGCGCCGGACCGGCGTTGCCCCGAGCCACGAGGACGCCCTCGTGCGGATCTACCAGCGGCTTCGGCCGGGCAATCCGCCGGCCCTCGACAAGGCCCGGGCCCTGTTCGACGAGAAGTTCAAGGACACCAACCGCTACCGGCTCGGCCGCGTCGGCCGGTTCCGCATCAACCGCAAGCTCGGCCTCAACGTGCCCGAGACGGAGATGACCCTGCGGGCGGAGGACCTGATCGCCGCCATCCGCTACATGCTCAAGCTCAGCGACGGCGAGGGGGACGTGGAGGTGGACGACATCGACCACCTCGGCAACCGCCGACTGCGAACGATCGACGAACTGGCCAGCGACGAGCTTCGCAAGGGCTTCCTCAAGCTTCGGCGCACCGTCCAGGAGCGGATGAGCCTCAAGGACGTGGCGGAGATGTCGCCGCGGACGCTGATCAACCCCAAGAGCATCTCGGCGGCCATCGAATACTTCTTCGGCCGCGGCGAGCTGTCGCAGGTGGTGGACCAGACGAACCCGCTCTCCATGCTGACCCACGAGCGCCGGCTGTCGGCCCTCGGCCCGGGCGGCCTGAACCGCAAGCGGGCCGGTTTCGAGGTCCGCGACGTCCACATCTCCCACTACGGACGCATCTGCCCGATCGAGACGCCGGAAGGGACGAACATCGGCCTCATCTCCAGCCTCGCGATCTATTCCGGGGTCGACTCCTACGGGTTCCTCGTCACGCCGTATCGGAAGGTCTCGAAGGGGAAGCTCACGGACGACGTCGTCTGGCTGCGGGCCGACGAGGAGAGCAACGCCCACCTCGCCCCGGCCGACGCGTTGGTCGACAAGGCGACCAGCCGGCTGTCTGGCGACAACATCATCGCCCGCTACAAGGGGGACTTCGTCCTCGTGCCGGTTGAGGAGATCGATTACATCGACGTGGCGCCGAGCCAGATGGTGGGCGTGTCGGCGGGCCTGATCCCGTTCCTCGAGCACGACGACGCCAACCGGGCCCTGATGGGCTCCAACATGCAGCGGCAGGCCGTGCCGCTGCTCGTCACCGAGCCTCCGGTGGTGGCCACCGGCATGGAGCGGGACGTGGCGGCCAACTCCGGCCTCCTCGTCCGCGCTGCCCGCAAGGGCACGGTGAGCTACGTCGATGCCGACAGCATCGAGATCACCACGACCTCCGGCGCCGACACCTACAAGATGCGGAAGTACGTCGGCCTCAACGAGCGGACCTGCCAGAACCAGAAGCCGATCGTGCAGCCGGGACAGAAGGTCGAGAAGGGGGACGTGATCGCCGACGGTGCCGCCACCTACCGGGGCGAACTCGCCCTCGGCCGCAACGTGCTCGTCGGCTTCCTGGCCTGGGACGGCTTCAATTTCGAGGACGCGATCATCATCAGCGAGGAGCTCGTCGAGGACGACGTCTACACGTCGATCCACATCGAGGAGTACGACATCGAGATCCGCGACACGAAGCTGGGCCGCGAGGAGTTCACCCGCGACATCCCCAACGTCGGTGAGCGGGCCCTGCACAGCCTCGACGAATCGGGCATCGTCCGCATCGGCACCTACGTCCGCCCCGGCGACATCCTCGTGGGCAAGGTGTCCCCCAAGAGCAAGACCGAACTGACGCCCGAGGAGAAGCTGCTGCACGCGATCTTCGGCCGGGCCGGCGAGGACGTGAAGAACGACTCGCTCGAGGTCCCGTCGGGCGTCGAGGGGATCGTGATCGCGACCGAGAAGTTCTCGCGGCGCATGAGCCTCTCCGAGGACGAGCGCCGGGAGTTCGAGAAGCAGCTCAAGGAGGCGGAGAACGAGGGCAACCTTCGCGTCGCCGAGGCGTTCGGCGGGCTCGTCACCGAGATCGAAAAGGTGCTGCAGAAGCCCATCCAGGCGGCGGACGGCAGCCCCCTCGTCCGCAACCAGGACCACAAGGTGGTGGCCGAGCGGGCCGCGCAGTTCAACCTCGAGGAGCTCGACATCCGCTCCCCGCAGCGGAAGGCCGACATCGAGAAGCTCCACAAGGCGATGTGGCCGGCCGTCGAGGCGGCCATCGACGCCCGCGAGCGCCGGCTCAACAGCATGAAGCGCGGCGACGAACTCCGCCCGGGCGTGCTGCAGATGGTCAAGGTCTACGTCGCCGCCAAGCGGGTCATCTCCGTGGGTGACAAGATGGCCGGCCGCCATGGCAACAAGGGGGTGATCGCCAAGATCCTTCCCAAGGAGGAGATGCCGTTCCTCGCGGACGGCACGCCGCTGCAGATTCTCCTCAACCCGCTCGGCGTGCCGAGCCGGATGAACGTCGGTCAGATCCTGGAAACGCACCTCGGCTGGGCCGGCAAGATTCTCGGGTTCCAGGCGATCACGCCGGTCTTCGACGGGGCCAGCGAGGAGGACATCAACGTCGTCCTCGCCGACGCCGGCCTGCCGGCGCACGGCAAGGCGCAGCTCTTCGATGGCCGCACGGGCGAGCCGCTCGAACAGGAGACGACGGTCGGCTACATCTACATGCTCAAGCTTCATCACCTCGTCGACGACAAGGTCCATGCCCGGTCGACGGGACCATACTCGCTGATCACGCAGCAGCCCCTCGGCGGCAAGGCCCGGTTCGGCGGCCAGCGGTTCGGGGAGATGGAAGTCTGGGCCCTGGAGGCATATGGCGCCGCCTACATTCTCCAGGAACTGCTCACCGTGAAGAGCGACGACGTCGAGGGTCGGACGAAGATCTACGAGAGCATGGTCAAGGGGGAGAACACGCTCGAGGCCGGCACGCCGGCGAGCTTCGACGTGCTCACCAACGAGATCAGGGGCCTGGCGCTGAACATGCAGTTGGAGAAGCGGCGGATTTGA
- a CDS encoding CHAD domain-containing protein — protein MPVSRVACRILRSRLATVWSGLQDACVDRPDADAVHRLRVATRRGLAALEAFDELVPRRHRDWFRRRLRRIRRVAGEARDLDVLVQALEPDDAAAAIPPGARARVRLVAMLSRQRLQSRQPIRELRDRLVAADWAGRLERLLDRMTRYGRDETFTCYAVRRFKPLMRRFFDRADRRLEDDRELHRLRIEGKKLRYTLEIFAPVFAPRVRVRCEGSLQRLQATLGTFTDHAAAADRFRRWAKEDGLRSVRGTLTSLRRHESSRADRARKSFAKWWKPARRRALRRTLTRSLRLDSA, from the coding sequence ATGCCGGTGTCGCGTGTTGCCTGCCGCATTCTCCGGTCCCGCCTGGCGACGGTCTGGTCGGGCCTCCAGGATGCCTGCGTTGACCGCCCCGACGCGGATGCCGTCCACCGGCTTCGCGTCGCCACCCGGCGCGGGCTCGCGGCCCTCGAAGCCTTCGACGAACTCGTGCCCCGGCGGCATCGGGACTGGTTTCGCCGGCGGCTGCGTCGCATCCGGCGCGTGGCCGGCGAGGCCCGTGACCTGGACGTGCTCGTGCAGGCGCTCGAGCCTGATGATGCCGCCGCCGCGATCCCCCCCGGGGCGCGGGCCAGGGTCCGGCTGGTGGCGATGCTCTCGCGGCAACGGCTGCAGTCACGACAGCCGATCCGCGAGTTGCGCGATCGGCTCGTCGCCGCGGACTGGGCCGGGCGACTGGAGCGGCTCCTCGACCGGATGACACGTTACGGCCGAGACGAGACGTTCACGTGCTACGCCGTGCGGCGATTCAAGCCGCTCATGCGCCGGTTCTTCGACCGGGCCGACAGGCGGCTGGAGGATGATCGAGAATTACATCGGCTGCGGATCGAGGGCAAGAAGCTCCGTTACACGCTTGAAATCTTCGCCCCCGTGTTCGCCCCGCGCGTGCGGGTCCGCTGCGAGGGGTCGCTGCAGCGGCTGCAGGCGACGCTGGGCACGTTCACCGACCACGCGGCGGCCGCCGATCGCTTTCGACGCTGGGCAAAGGAGGACGGCCTGCGCAGCGTTCGTGGCACGTTGACGAGCCTGCGACGCCACGAGTCGAGCAGGGCCGACCGGGCGCGGAAGTCGTTCGCCAAGTGGTGGAAGCCGGCGCGGAGGCGGGCGCTGCGCCGCACGTTGACGAGGTCGCTGCGACTGGATTCGGCATGA
- the rpoC gene encoding DNA-directed RNA polymerase subunit beta' yields the protein MSIGESTYDRVNDYSAVKISLARPHDIRSWSFGEVKKPETINYRTYRPEKDGLMCEKIFGPEKDWECSCGKYRGMKYKGMICDRCGVKVTHSRVRRKRMGHIELAAPVVHIWFFKAMPSRLGALLDMKTTSLEKVIYFQDYVVLDPKDTPLKKQQLLTEEEYREARATHGEGSFEAEMGAEAVRKLLLGLDLVTLSKELRQDLATTNSKQKKKDLVNRLKIVEAIRDSENKPEWMVLDVIPVIPPDLRPLVMLDSGNFATSDLNDLYRRIINRNNRLKKLVDLNAPEVIIRNEKRMLQQSVDALFDNSRCKRPVLASSNRPLKSLTDMIKGKQGRFRENLLGKRVDYSARSVIVVGPNLRLHQCGLPKKIALELYQPFIIRQLKDLGHADTIKSARKMLERKDAEVWDILEDVIRNHPVLLNRAPTLHRMGIQAFEPVLVEGNAIKLHPLVCKGFNADFDGDQMAVHLPLSIEAQVEAHTLMLATNNIFSPANGAPIISPSQDVVMGCYYLTMALPGRKGEGMVFKSFEEVELAHQLGKVDTHAKIKVKLPGQRRLKTDVEAHSKPGAVIETTVGRVLFNSILPGGMLFYNIPMRSSELARVISDCYQTLGRRWTIDLLDDMNRVGFSWSTRSGLSFATDDLITPSTKARIVGEADKEVLKIMKQYQRGMITDGERYNKVIDAWTHAREQITKEMMQDLEKDTDEKPNRRAGYVNPIFLMAHSGARGGVEQIRQLAGMRGLMAKPSGKIIEAPIKANFREGLTVLEYFSSTHGARKGLADTALKTADSGYLTRKLADVAQNVVVTMHDCGTTQGIEKTVIYRGEKVEVSLADSIRGRVSRATISNPITNEVIVHEDELITPKIGRRIEELGLDKIQVRSALTCEAPLGVCRLCYGMDLSTGSLVEEGMAVGIIAAQSIGEPGTQLTMRTFHIGGVGQRAIEESESKAKRAGIVKFTRLRTVQDEQGQMIVLARNGEISLVDAKGSELDKFDVPAGAILKVKENDEVKAGAVLVQWDPHSIPILSEVAGKVRFEDVIEGETLRVEKDPSGHTRRVVMEHKGVYHPQIVLEDESGKILDFYYLPEKAYIEVAPGEKVSAGHVLAKTPREASGTQDITGGLPRVTEIFEARKPKDPAIMAEIDGKVEVSGEKRRGKRTIIVRNESGMEREHLVTHGKHLRVHPGDIVKAGEALVEGPLVPHDILRISGEEAVQQYLVREIQNVYRSQRVDIDDKHIEIIVSQMLRKVKIEGVGDTTLLPGSVLDKYEFRQANERLATCLRITDKGDSEFAVGSVVPKDVLAQANAQIETLGGASVKGTKPKPATASTQLLGITKASVQSSSFISAASFQETTKVLTEAALAGKVDNLVGLKENVILGHLIPAGTGFGTFQSSEVRVRPEALDALRIERENVLARQFPLLEAALGGETVAGAEPTAGDVATLEGEHGPVDAL from the coding sequence GTGAGCATCGGTGAATCCACCTACGATCGCGTCAACGACTACTCGGCCGTAAAGATCAGTCTCGCCCGGCCGCACGACATCCGCAGCTGGTCGTTCGGCGAGGTCAAGAAGCCGGAAACGATCAACTACCGCACCTACCGTCCCGAAAAGGACGGCCTGATGTGCGAGAAGATCTTCGGCCCGGAGAAGGACTGGGAGTGCTCGTGCGGCAAGTACCGGGGCATGAAGTACAAGGGCATGATCTGCGACCGCTGCGGCGTCAAGGTGACGCACAGCCGCGTGCGCCGCAAGCGGATGGGCCACATCGAGCTGGCGGCCCCGGTGGTCCACATCTGGTTCTTCAAGGCGATGCCCAGCCGCCTCGGCGCGCTGCTCGACATGAAGACCACCAGCCTGGAGAAGGTGATCTACTTCCAGGACTACGTCGTGCTCGATCCCAAGGACACGCCGCTGAAGAAGCAGCAACTGCTGACCGAGGAGGAGTACCGGGAGGCCCGGGCCACGCATGGCGAGGGTTCGTTCGAGGCCGAGATGGGCGCCGAGGCGGTCCGCAAACTGCTGCTCGGCCTCGACCTCGTCACCCTCTCCAAGGAGCTGCGCCAGGATCTGGCGACGACCAACTCCAAGCAGAAGAAGAAGGACCTCGTCAACCGCCTGAAGATCGTCGAGGCGATCCGCGACAGCGAGAACAAGCCGGAGTGGATGGTGCTCGACGTGATCCCCGTCATCCCGCCCGACCTCCGCCCGCTGGTGATGCTCGATTCCGGGAACTTCGCCACCAGTGACCTGAACGACCTGTATCGCCGGATCATCAACCGCAACAACCGGCTCAAGAAACTGGTCGACCTGAACGCCCCCGAGGTCATCATCCGCAACGAAAAGCGGATGCTGCAGCAGTCGGTCGACGCGTTGTTCGACAACAGCCGCTGCAAGCGGCCCGTCCTGGCGTCGAGCAACCGGCCGCTCAAGAGCCTGACCGACATGATCAAGGGCAAGCAGGGCCGGTTCCGCGAGAACCTGCTCGGCAAGCGGGTCGACTACTCGGCCCGCAGCGTGATCGTCGTCGGCCCGAATCTCCGGCTCCACCAGTGCGGCCTGCCCAAGAAGATCGCGCTCGAACTCTACCAGCCGTTCATCATCCGTCAGCTCAAGGACCTCGGCCACGCCGACACCATCAAGAGCGCCCGCAAGATGCTGGAGCGGAAGGATGCCGAGGTCTGGGACATCCTCGAGGACGTCATCCGCAACCACCCGGTGCTTCTCAACCGCGCCCCCACGCTGCATCGCATGGGCATCCAGGCCTTCGAGCCGGTGCTCGTCGAGGGGAACGCGATCAAACTCCACCCGCTGGTCTGCAAGGGCTTCAACGCCGACTTCGACGGCGACCAGATGGCGGTCCACCTGCCGCTCTCGATCGAGGCCCAGGTCGAGGCGCACACCCTGATGCTCGCGACGAACAACATCTTCAGCCCGGCCAACGGGGCACCGATCATCTCCCCGTCACAGGACGTGGTGATGGGATGCTATTACCTGACGATGGCCCTCCCCGGCCGCAAGGGAGAGGGGATGGTGTTCAAGAGCTTTGAGGAGGTCGAGCTCGCCCACCAGCTCGGGAAGGTCGACACGCACGCCAAGATCAAGGTCAAGCTGCCCGGCCAGCGCCGGCTGAAGACCGACGTCGAGGCCCATTCCAAGCCCGGCGCGGTCATCGAGACGACCGTCGGCCGCGTGCTCTTCAACTCGATCCTGCCGGGCGGGATGCTGTTTTACAACATCCCGATGCGGTCGAGCGAGCTGGCCCGCGTCATCTCCGACTGCTACCAGACGCTCGGCCGACGCTGGACGATCGACCTGCTCGACGACATGAACCGGGTCGGCTTCAGCTGGAGCACGCGCAGCGGCCTGTCGTTCGCCACCGACGACCTGATCACGCCGTCGACCAAGGCGCGGATCGTGGGCGAGGCCGACAAGGAAGTGCTCAAGATCATGAAGCAGTACCAGCGCGGGATGATCACCGACGGCGAGCGGTACAACAAGGTCATCGACGCCTGGACGCACGCCCGCGAGCAGATCACCAAGGAGATGATGCAGGATCTGGAGAAGGACACCGACGAGAAGCCCAATCGCCGGGCCGGCTACGTCAATCCGATCTTCCTCATGGCCCACTCCGGCGCCCGCGGCGGCGTGGAGCAGATCCGCCAGCTGGCGGGCATGCGCGGCCTGATGGCCAAGCCGTCGGGCAAGATCATCGAGGCTCCCATCAAGGCGAACTTCCGCGAGGGGCTGACGGTCCTCGAGTACTTCAGCTCGACGCACGGTGCCCGCAAGGGCCTCGCAGACACCGCTCTGAAGACGGCCGACTCCGGCTACCTGACCCGCAAGCTTGCCGACGTGGCCCAGAACGTCGTCGTCACCATGCACGACTGCGGCACGACGCAGGGCATCGAGAAGACGGTCATCTACCGGGGCGAGAAGGTCGAGGTCAGCCTCGCCGACAGCATCCGCGGCCGTGTCAGCCGGGCCACCATCAGCAATCCGATCACCAACGAGGTGATCGTTCACGAGGATGAGCTGATCACGCCGAAGATCGGGCGGCGGATCGAGGAACTCGGGCTCGACAAGATCCAGGTCCGCAGCGCGCTGACCTGCGAGGCGCCGCTCGGCGTCTGCCGGCTGTGCTACGGCATGGACCTGTCCACCGGCTCCCTCGTCGAGGAGGGGATGGCCGTGGGGATCATCGCTGCCCAGAGCATCGGCGAGCCGGGCACCCAACTGACGATGCGGACGTTCCACATCGGCGGCGTCGGGCAGCGGGCCATCGAGGAGAGCGAGAGCAAGGCCAAGCGGGCCGGCATCGTCAAGTTCACCCGGCTGCGCACGGTGCAGGACGAGCAGGGGCAGATGATCGTCCTGGCCCGCAACGGCGAGATCTCGCTCGTCGATGCCAAGGGAAGCGAACTCGACAAGTTCGACGTGCCCGCGGGGGCGATCCTCAAAGTCAAGGAGAACGACGAGGTCAAGGCGGGGGCGGTTCTCGTCCAGTGGGACCCGCACTCGATCCCGATCCTCTCCGAAGTGGCGGGCAAGGTGCGGTTCGAGGATGTCATCGAGGGGGAGACGCTCCGCGTTGAGAAGGACCCCAGCGGACACACGCGCCGAGTTGTCATGGAGCACAAGGGTGTCTACCACCCGCAGATCGTCCTCGAGGACGAGTCGGGCAAGATCCTCGACTTCTACTACCTGCCGGAGAAGGCCTACATCGAGGTCGCGCCGGGCGAGAAGGTGTCCGCCGGCCACGTGCTCGCCAAGACGCCCCGCGAGGCCTCGGGCACGCAGGACATCACCGGCGGCCTGCCGCGGGTCACGGAAATCTTCGAAGCCCGCAAGCCGAAGGATCCCGCGATCATGGCGGAGATCGACGGCAAGGTCGAGGTCAGCGGCGAGAAGCGCCGCGGCAAGCGCACGATCATCGTCCGCAATGAGAGCGGGATGGAGCGCGAGCACCTCGTGACTCACGGCAAGCATCTGCGGGTCCATCCCGGCGACATCGTCAAGGCGGGCGAGGCCCTCGTGGAAGGCCCGCTGGTGCCGCACGATATCCTGCGAATCTCGGGCGAGGAGGCGGTGCAGCAGTACCTCGTCCGCGAGATCCAGAATGTCTACCGCAGCCAGCGGGTGGACATCGACGACAAGCACATCGAGATCATCGTGTCGCAGATGCTGCGCAAGGTGAAGATCGAAGGCGTCGGCGACACCACCCTCCTGCCGGGCAGCGTTCTCGACAAGTACGAGTTCCGCCAGGCGAACGAGCGGCTCGCAACCTGCCTGCGGATCACCGACAAGGGGGACAGCGAGTTCGCCGTCGGCAGCGTCGTGCCCAAGGACGTGCTCGCCCAGGCGAACGCCCAGATCGAGACCCTCGGCGGCGCGTCCGTCAAGGGAACGAAGCCGAAGCCGGCGACCGCCAGCACGCAGCTGCTCGGGATCACCAAGGCCAGCGTCCAGAGTTCGAGCTTCATCTCGGCGGCCAGCTTCCAGGAGACGACAAAGGTGCTCACGGAGGCGGCCCTGGCCGGCAAGGTGGACAACCTGGTCGGTCTCAAGGAGAACGTGATCCTCGGGCACCTGATCCCGGCCGGGACGGGCTTCGGCACGTTCCAGTCGTCCGAGGTGCGTGTTCGTCCCGAGGCGCTCGACGCGCTGCGGATCGAACGGGAAAACGTGCTCGCCCGGCAGTTCCCGCTGCTCGAGGCCGCCCTCGGCGGAGAGACCGTGGCCGGCGCCGAGCCGACCGCCGGCGACGTTGCCACGCTGGAAGGTGAGCACGGTCCGGTCGACGCCCTCTGA
- the polB gene encoding DNA polymerase/3'-5' exonuclease PolX has product MAGSRSGRGNSPAERIRAAMTNSDIAAVFDHVADLLEYRGDNPFRVRAYRNAARTIGALVESLTAVRADPVRGLTDLEGIGTDLAAKIEVLLDTGKLPLLEELEREVPAVVFDLMRIPGLGPRKVKLLVDALGIDSLDALEQACRDGQVAGVKGFGAKTQAAILDNIGFAKSPDRDRLLWRDADAIVQPLLEWMRGCQEARRVEAAGSWRRGRETVGDLDIVVESTEPGPVMDRLQSWPEASAVLLRGDTKTSIRGPREVQIDLRVVPPESFGAALQYFTGSKEHNVRLRGRARDRGLTINEYGVHRLAPGAANDSALGRGAAVAGRTEEEVYEAVGLPWIPPELRAGGDEIRLAERGELPDLVTVAAIRGDLHMHTTATDGEDTLTEMVRAAIARGLSYIAITDHGQRVTMANGLDKRRLLRQWGEIDRLNESLAAAGAPPIVVLKGIEVDMLEKGGLDLPDDVLEQADWVVASLHYGQNQPRDRITARIVEAVENPWVSVIGHPTGRLINRRPAYDVDIEAVIEACARTGTFLEINANPWRLDLDDRHAAAARRAGVKLVISTDAHSTRGLEVMRCGVLQARRAGLTAADVANTRSLTDLRRLMGRGG; this is encoded by the coding sequence ATGGCGGGCTCCCGCTCGGGCCGCGGGAATTCCCCGGCAGAGCGGATCCGGGCCGCCATGACCAACTCCGACATCGCCGCGGTCTTCGACCACGTCGCCGACCTGCTCGAGTACCGGGGCGACAATCCGTTCCGCGTCCGGGCCTACCGCAACGCGGCGCGGACGATCGGGGCGCTGGTGGAGTCGCTCACCGCTGTCCGTGCCGACCCGGTCCGCGGCCTGACCGACCTCGAGGGGATCGGCACCGACCTCGCCGCCAAGATCGAGGTCCTGCTCGACACGGGGAAGCTGCCGCTGCTCGAGGAACTCGAGCGCGAGGTGCCGGCGGTGGTCTTCGACCTGATGCGGATTCCCGGTCTCGGGCCGCGCAAGGTCAAGCTGCTCGTCGATGCGCTCGGCATCGACTCGCTCGACGCGCTCGAGCAGGCGTGCCGTGACGGCCAGGTGGCCGGCGTCAAGGGATTCGGCGCCAAGACCCAGGCCGCGATCCTCGACAACATCGGCTTCGCCAAGAGCCCGGACCGGGACCGGCTGCTGTGGCGGGACGCCGACGCGATCGTGCAGCCGCTGCTGGAGTGGATGCGGGGCTGCCAGGAAGCGCGACGAGTCGAGGCCGCGGGAAGCTGGCGGCGCGGCAGGGAAACCGTCGGGGATCTCGACATCGTCGTCGAGAGCACGGAACCGGGGCCGGTGATGGACCGGCTCCAGAGCTGGCCCGAAGCGTCGGCCGTGCTCCTGCGCGGTGACACGAAGACCAGCATCCGCGGGCCGCGCGAGGTGCAGATCGACCTGCGGGTCGTGCCGCCGGAGTCGTTCGGCGCCGCCCTGCAATACTTCACCGGCTCCAAGGAGCACAACGTCCGGCTCCGCGGGCGGGCCCGCGATCGCGGCCTGACGATCAACGAGTACGGTGTGCACCGGCTGGCGCCGGGTGCGGCCAACGATTCAGCGTTGGGGAGGGGCGCCGCTGTCGCAGGGCGGACGGAGGAGGAGGTGTACGAGGCCGTCGGACTGCCGTGGATCCCGCCCGAACTCCGCGCGGGCGGGGACGAGATCCGGCTCGCCGAGCGCGGCGAACTGCCGGACTTGGTCACGGTCGCCGCCATCCGCGGCGACCTGCACATGCACACCACGGCGACCGACGGCGAGGACACGCTCACGGAGATGGTGCGGGCGGCGATCGCCCGCGGGCTGTCCTACATCGCGATCACCGACCACGGCCAGCGGGTGACGATGGCCAACGGCCTCGACAAGCGCCGGCTGCTGCGGCAGTGGGGGGAGATCGACCGTCTCAACGAGTCGCTCGCCGCCGCCGGCGCGCCGCCGATCGTGGTCCTCAAGGGGATCGAGGTGGACATGCTGGAGAAGGGTGGGCTCGACCTGCCCGACGATGTCCTCGAGCAGGCAGACTGGGTGGTGGCGAGCCTGCACTACGGCCAGAACCAGCCCCGCGACAGGATCACGGCCCGGATCGTCGAGGCCGTGGAGAATCCCTGGGTGAGCGTCATCGGCCATCCCACCGGCCGGCTCATCAACCGCCGGCCGGCCTACGACGTCGACATCGAGGCTGTGATCGAGGCCTGCGCCAGGACGGGCACGTTTCTGGAGATCAACGCCAATCCGTGGCGGCTCGACCTCGACGACCGGCATGCGGCCGCGGCCCGGCGGGCGGGGGTGAAGCTCGTGATCTCGACCGACGCCCATTCAACCCGCGGGCTGGAGGTGATGCGCTGCGGCGTCCTCCAGGCGCGGCGGGCCGGCCTGACCGCCGCCGACGTCGCCAACACCCGCAGCCTGACCGACCTCCGTCGCCTGATGGGGCGTGGCGGCTGA